The Chryseobacterium phocaeense genome includes the window AATCTGCAGTTTCGGTTTTCGAATCGATATTGTATTTTAAATTAAAGATCCTCAGCGCCTGTTCGGTTTTGTTTTTACCCAAAAACCTTTCAAGAATGTTCCTGATATCGGAAATATATGCAGTTCCGCGCCAGATGAAAGCATTTTCGTGGTTTTGGATGTACTTGTCGATATCCACATACAGTTCTGCAAAATTTCTTTCCCGGTAATTTCCTTTTACGCTTACCGATATAATGGCAAACAGGGCTGTATTCACAAAAACCGACCAGAAAAAGATCTGGGATATTCTGCTTAAAAAAGGAATATTGAAAAAAGAAAAAGCATCATACATTTCCCGGATCACGCCTTTGAATTCCTGATTGTAAGAGAAATAGTACTGAGGAATAATCAACCCGAAATAGCAGATGGCCAGCCCCGCAAGAAGCCCTGCCACAGCACCTTTATAGCTTCCTCTTCTCCAGAAAATAGCCCCGAAAAAGGAAGGAGCCAGCTGTGCAATGACCACAAAAGAAATCAGTCCCACCGAGTCCAGCGATGTTTTCAGAATAAAATATTTGTAGAAAACAAAAGCCATGATTATCAGTGCGAATATGCTGAATTTCCGGATGTTCGTAATATTCCGGGTGTTCTGAATGTCATTTTCAGACTTGAATTTGCCCAACAAACCATATGGAATGATGAGGTTATTGGAAAGCATGATGGACAATGTAATGGCTGAAATAATAATCATCGAAATACACGAACTCAGTCCGCCAAGGAATACAAAGACTGTAATTAATGTATTGTCAAAATATTGAGGAATCAGAATAGAGTAGAACTCAGGATTTACATTTTGTCCGTCAAAAATAAGCCTTCCACCCCATGCGATCGGGAAGATAAATATCGTGAAAATCAGTAAATACAGAGGAAAAAACCAGATGGCTGTCCGGATGTGTTTTTCCTGACGATTTTCAATGATAGCGGTGTGAAACTGTCTGGGAAGAATACAGATAGCGGTGGCGGAGATCATACATAAAACCATCCAGTTCATGGCGCCTTCCATGCCGTTAAACGTATTTTTTTCCTTAAAATCTTCAAATTGACTTGCCTTCTGGTAGATATCCGAAAAGCCGTCGAATACGAAATAAATGACAAATACCCCCAGAATAATGATAAAGAAAAGCTTTAAAAAGCTCTCCAGGGCAATTGCTGAAATAATTCCCAGACGTTTTTCTGAAGCATCCACGTATCTTGTTCCGTAATAGGAGGAAAATAAAGCAATTAAAACAACTACAAAAGTCGCATTGTCTGTCAGGATATTTTGGGACATGGCGGTTTCGGTAACCAGGTGAAAGGTTTCGGAAATCGCTTTGATCTGAAGTCCGATATAAGGAACGATAGCCAGTAAACAGACAATAGTAATGATCGCACTGAAGCTTCTGCTGTTCCCATATCTTAACGAAATAAAATCGGCCAGGCTGCTGATTTTATTGACCCTGGAAATTCTTACAATTCGGGTATTGATATAGATCCATGCCGGAATAATCATAATGGGACCAATGTAAATCGGAAGATAATTCAGTCCGCTTGTGGCTGCAACGCCAATGCTTCCGTAATAAGTCCAAGCAGTACAGTATACGGCAAGGGATAATGCGTAAATATAAGGATTGTTGATCCACCGTTTGCTCTTCTTCTTTTCTGCCAGGTGAGCAACCAGGAACAAAAGAGCAAGATAGATCAGTACTATGACAAATAACGCAAAACTACTCATCATACTTTTTTACAATTACAAAAGAGATAATGATGGAGATCATCCAGACGATGAACAGGTAGATCAGGATCATCGGATACCCGAAAACCTCCTTTTCACTGTTGAAAAGCATCGAAATGGGAATGCTGAAAGCCATCATCAGTCCGATGCTCAGAATAACCAGCTTTTGTTCGTGTCTTTTTTTCATAAATGATAATTGATGAATGATAATTGATGAATAAATATCATCCATCAATTATCATTCATCGTTTATAAATTATATTTTGTCATCTGCATATTCCCCGGTCAGCGAGTAGTAACCGAAAATTGCCATTCCGCCCGAGATAATCGGCATCAGTACAAATAAGATAATGATCCCGAATACCAGATCTTCCTGCTTGCCTGAGGTGATCTTTGGAATTCCCAGAACCGTAGTTCCGAAATAGCCCACTACCAGTGCAATGGCGATCCAGAGTATGCCTAATATTTTTTTGATTCCGTTCATTTTAGTAGTTTTAAAATTAGTAAAAAATTAAGTGATCCGGTATTTAATCATGAATATTATTATTCTTATTTTTCAGATAAAACAATCCGATGATCAGACAGACTGCCGCAACTCCTATCGGATACCAAAGTCCCTGAAGGTACCATGTAGGGTGTCCAGCATCTTTACCTACGGTTACGAGATAAGTGGCCACCGCCGGAAGAAGTCCTCCAAACACCCCGTTTCCGATGTGGTAAGGCAGAGACATGGAGGTGTACCGGATTCTCACCGGGAACATTTCCACAAGGAAAGCGGCGATAGGTCCGTAAACCATGGTCACAAAGATCACCTGGATAAATACAAGGAAGATCAGATACCATTTCGTGTTGTCGGCCAATTTTACGGTCTGCGAAACTTTTGGTTCTTCGGCTTTTCCGTCTTTCATGACAGGTCCGGCCGGCGACCAGTGAACAATACTGTCTTTTTTAATTAAAGTTCCGTCTGTGAAAAGGGTTTCCTTATGAAAAGTCACCAGGCTGTCGGCTGCGATATCAGCATGGATTTTTGCGGTTCTTTTTTCTGTAATTCCGTTGTCTGCTACAGTTTTGTTTTCAAGATTGACACTTTTGAACATGCTGTCGTAGATCGGGCGGTATGCTAAAATTGCGACCAGCATTCCTGTCATCATCACAGCTTTACGGCCGATTTTATCCGATAGCCATCCGAAAAACACGAAGAAAGGCGTTCCTAGGAATAAAGCAGTGGCCATCAACGAATCTACCTGTGCAGATTCTACATTCATGACCTTTTGCAGGAAGCTCATCGCATAAAACTGTCCCGTGTACCAGATCACTCCCTGTCCCATCGCAGCCCCGAATAAGGCCAGAAGAACGAATTTGAAATTATATTTGTTCCCGAAACTTTCTTTCAATGGGTTTTTGGACGTTTTTCCTTCACTTTTGGCCTTCGCAAAAAGCGGGGATTCTTTCATGTTTTTTCGGATCACATAAGAAACACCTACCATCAGGATCGAGATCCAGAATGGCACTCTCCATCCCCAATTGTCAAACTCCTCTGCAGAAAGAGTGTTTTTAGTGATTAAAATAACGATAAGTGAAATGAAAAGTCCTGCCGTTGCAGTGGTTTGAATCCATGAAGTCCAGTAACCTCTCCTGTGTGGCTGTGCATATTCCGCGACATAGGTGGCAGCACCTCCGTACTCACCTCCAAGTGCTAATCCCTGTAATAATCTTAAAATTAAAACTAAAACCGGAGCTAAAAACCCAATGGTCTTGTAGCTTGGAATACATCCGATCAGGAAAGTGGAGAATCCCATAATCAGCAAAGTCACAAGGAATGTATATTTTCTGCCGATAATATCGCCTAGTCTTCCAAAGAACAGTGCTCCGAAAGGCCTAACTACAAATCCCGCCGCAAATGTGGCCAGTGTAGATAAAAATGCTGCCGTAGGGTTGTCTGCCGGGAAGAATTTGGTTGCCAGAACAATAGCTAAGCTTCCGAAAATATAAAAGTCATACCATTCTATCAGGGTGCCGAGGGAAGAAGCCGTGATCACACTCCATATGGTGCGGTTTTTCTGCCGGTCGGTCATGTTTTCGTAGTTTTCGTGGTGATTTTCGCTCATGTTGATTGATTTTGATGTTAGTGGAAAGATATTAAATTCATCCGGTGTTTAAAGATAAATCTGGAACTGCACAATAAATTCTCCCTTTGAAGAAGGACTTTCGTTAGGACTGGTGTACACCGGTCTGGTGGAATACTGGGTCGTAATTTTTGCATGATGCCCGTCCAGGAACCAGTTGGCCCCTATATCGAACTGCGAAGAGGCTTTATCAAAAGCTTCAAAATTTTTATGGGTGTACGCAGCAAAAGGCTGTATCCTGATTTTAGGTTTTTCGGCCTCGCTTGGAAGCAGTAATCCGGCCTGTGCATAGATTACGTTTCCTGT containing:
- a CDS encoding ATP-binding protein, which gives rise to MSSFALFVIVLIYLALLFLVAHLAEKKKSKRWINNPYIYALSLAVYCTAWTYYGSIGVAATSGLNYLPIYIGPIMIIPAWIYINTRIVRISRVNKISSLADFISLRYGNSRSFSAIITIVCLLAIVPYIGLQIKAISETFHLVTETAMSQNILTDNATFVVVLIALFSSYYGTRYVDASEKRLGIISAIALESFLKLFFIIILGVFVIYFVFDGFSDIYQKASQFEDFKEKNTFNGMEGAMNWMVLCMISATAICILPRQFHTAIIENRQEKHIRTAIWFFPLYLLIFTIFIFPIAWGGRLIFDGQNVNPEFYSILIPQYFDNTLITVFVFLGGLSSCISMIIISAITLSIMLSNNLIIPYGLLGKFKSENDIQNTRNITNIRKFSIFALIIMAFVFYKYFILKTSLDSVGLISFVVIAQLAPSFFGAIFWRRGSYKGAVAGLLAGLAICYFGLIIPQYYFSYNQEFKGVIREMYDAFSFFNIPFLSRISQIFFWSVFVNTALFAIISVSVKGNYRERNFAELYVDIDKYIQNHENAFIWRGTAYISDIRNILERFLGKNKTEQALRIFNLKYNIDSKTETADSRFIKFSENLLAGRIGTASAKILIEGVTKEDKISLKEVLNILEESKENISLNKKLTEQSEELQKLSDDLRTANENLIVKDRQKDDFLDSVAHELRTPITAIRSAGEILADDDDIPADIKREFLNNIITESDRLSEIINDILYLDKLEHGEIALNISENNILETFKKALNPLLHLIQQKNIHLSEVNLLNRTIFEYDEPRIIQLFQNILANALKFTDEQGTIQTKMTDKEDRLILSIFNTGRHIPEEDLEMIFDKFYQSKNQNILKPSGSGLGLAISRKIVQAHHGTITAENSGLGVTFTISIPVRIQENKNEVEQNQ
- a CDS encoding MFS transporter; the protein is MSENHHENYENMTDRQKNRTIWSVITASSLGTLIEWYDFYIFGSLAIVLATKFFPADNPTAAFLSTLATFAAGFVVRPFGALFFGRLGDIIGRKYTFLVTLLIMGFSTFLIGCIPSYKTIGFLAPVLVLILRLLQGLALGGEYGGAATYVAEYAQPHRRGYWTSWIQTTATAGLFISLIVILITKNTLSAEEFDNWGWRVPFWISILMVGVSYVIRKNMKESPLFAKAKSEGKTSKNPLKESFGNKYNFKFVLLALFGAAMGQGVIWYTGQFYAMSFLQKVMNVESAQVDSLMATALFLGTPFFVFFGWLSDKIGRKAVMMTGMLVAILAYRPIYDSMFKSVNLENKTVADNGITEKRTAKIHADIAADSLVTFHKETLFTDGTLIKKDSIVHWSPAGPVMKDGKAEEPKVSQTVKLADNTKWYLIFLVFIQVIFVTMVYGPIAAFLVEMFPVRIRYTSMSLPYHIGNGVFGGLLPAVATYLVTVGKDAGHPTWYLQGLWYPIGVAAVCLIIGLFYLKNKNNNIHD
- a CDS encoding DUF6814 family protein — translated: MNGIKKILGILWIAIALVVGYFGTTVLGIPKITSGKQEDLVFGIIILFVLMPIISGGMAIFGYYSLTGEYADDKI